DNA sequence from the Candidatus Cloacimonadota bacterium genome:
ATCCTTATGAATAATGAAAAACTTCGCCGGAAATTTTCCGCTAATGCTCTGCTTACTCTGAATAAAAAATTTACCGAAGATATCATGATCAAGAAACTTGAAAAATTATATGAAAGATTGGTCAAGCATGTTTGATTATCTAAAATTTATTTACTATCTGCTTCGACCAAAAGTAAGATTTATCAGAAGAACTTCCGATGCTATGGGAGACAATCTCCTTCTATCAGTTTCTTTGCAAGGTCTTCGACAAAAATATCCCAAACATAGGATCATCATCGAGAGCAAATGGAAAGACCTGTTTATCAATAATCCGAATGTGGATTGGGTTACGAAATATCACATTTCTACCACAAGCAGACATCTTTTGCCAAAATATAAAATAGTGAAAGATACGACTTTTTCAATTTATCAACAAATAAGCAGTTATGTCAGCAAAGATAGGATTTTCTATCCTGAAATGTTTCTGAAAAAAGAGGAAATTCAAAATGCTCAAAAAAAATACTCCTTTCCTTATATATCTATTTGTCCTCAGGGAAAATCAACTTTCAGTGCGAATAGAAAGGAGTGGGGATTTGATAAATTTCAACAATTACGAAACTATTTCCCGACAATCAAATTTGTGCAAATCGGCTCAAAAACAGATAAATTGTTAAACAATACCCTCGATGCCAGAGGATTAAAGATCAGAGAATCTGCTTCCATCATCAAAAATTCTCTGTTTTTCATTGGGTTAGAAGGTGGATTGATGCATTTGGCAAAAGCCGTGGAAAAGAGATCGGTTATAATTTACGGTGGTTTTATCCTCCCTGAAATATCTCAATATGAAGAAAACCTGAACATCGTAAATCTTGTCGATTGCTCTCCCTGTTTCAGTTCGGAAGAACCGCATTTGGATTGCCTTAATAAAAAATGTATGAATAAAATTTCGGCTGAATTTGTTTTTGAAGAAATTAAAAAAAGTTTTGAGTTGGAATTAAAATTCTAAATTTTGTAGTGTATTATTTTTTATGAAAGATTATAAAAAAACAGCGAACAAATACGAACAAAAACGAACTATAAAACTATTGGATACCGATTTGACTTTATGCAAAACTTTACACAAACTCATGTCTGAATTTATTCTAATTTTGCAGTTTTTTTGTCCCCCTTCAAACATCTGTTTTTCATGAAGTTACATAACGACGATTCTTAAAAACGCAGAGTAAAATACTATCCGATAAAAAAAATATAAACGATAACTTTCCGAATATTAGTTGAGAGAATTCCTCTCGTGGAAGCTTCGGAAAGGAAAAAGGAACGAAAGATGAAAATTGAAATTTCAACCGGAGAATTAGTTGATAAAGTAACGATTCTCGAAATCAAGACGGAGAAGTTTGTTGATCCGCAGAAACTCGCAAATGTGGTTAAAGAGTATGAACTTCTAAAAAAAGATATGAATTCTCTGGGGATCACTGTTGATTCGGATGAATTCAAAAGATTAAAAGAAGTGAATATCAAGCTTTGGCATATCGAGGATGATATCAGAATCGAAGAAGCAAATAATAATTTTGATGATAAATTTGTTCAGCTTGCGAGAAGTGTCTATTTTGAGAATGATGTTCGGGCAGCGATCAAAAAGGAAATCAATCTGAAATTCGGTTCTGAATTAATAGAAGAAAAAGAATATGTCGAGTATAAATAATATAGATCTTTCAGAGATCAAAAAAATACTCATAATCCAGTTCGAGCCTTGGGGAGATGTTCTGATCACTGCCGGTTATACGAAAGCGATAAAAGGGAGATTTCCCAATTGGAAGATAGATTTTCTCGTGTCTCATCCTTACGATAAGATATTAGATAAAAATCCGAATATAGATGAAATCGTTTCGATTCCAAAAGCAAAAAAAATAAAAGACATTCTTAACCGGATAAAAATGTTCATTGATATCAGACACAGGAAATACGATCTGATCATCGATCAGCAAAATGCTCATCTATCCGTTCAGACCATCCTGTTTTCCGGTGCAAAATACAAACTTGGTTGGAGAAATGGGAAAGGGAAAGCTTTGTATAATGTTTTTGCTGAGAGAGGAAAAGTCCATTATAGCGCTGCCGAAAGATACGATATATTAAAACCTCTCGGAATCAAACCTCAACCGGTAGAACTATTTTATCATATAAAAGAAGTATCTATTAGTTATGTGAATTCCTGGTTTGAGAAAATGAGTTTTTCTAAACCGGTAATTTGTTTTTCTCCGGGAAGCCCGTCACACGAAAAAATCTGGAAGAAAGAATATTATGCAGAATTAGCTGATAAAATTGCCGCAACAAAGAAGTATGAAATCGTGTTTTTATGGGCTCCATCCGAACTGGAAGATGTGAAATATATTATGAAACAAATGCAGTCTAAAACTATTTTAGCTCCGGCTACTGACTTTAATCAATGTGCAGCTTTTATCAAAAAAATCGATTTACTCATCTGCAACGATGGTGGTGTGAATCACCTTTCCGTTGCGACACAAACACCATCTTTGGCTTTTTTTGGAAGAACGAGTGCGCTGGAATGGTCGCCGGAAGGATTTGTTCCCAACCACTTTCATCTAACAAATCCGGATTATAAATATAATGGTGATCAATCTTTTGGAATTTCTCCAGAGGATGCCTTTCGAAAATTCTGTGAGATCATGAAAAATGTCGAATAAATTGTCAGTAACCATCATCACCAAAAATGAAGAAAGTAACATTGAAAGATGTTTGGAATCCGTGAAATGGGCGGATGAAATCGTGGTTGTAGATTCCGATTCTATCGATAAAACTGTAGAAATTTGCCGGAAATATAATTGCCGGATCATCCAAACAGAATGGTTAGGATTCGGAAAAACCAAACAAAAAGCCGTAAATACAGCAAAATATAATTGGATATTTTCTATCGATGCAGATGAAGAGGTTACTCCGCAGCTTCAAAAAAAAATGCAATCGA
Encoded proteins:
- a CDS encoding glycosyltransferase family 9 protein encodes the protein MSSINNIDLSEIKKILIIQFEPWGDVLITAGYTKAIKGRFPNWKIDFLVSHPYDKILDKNPNIDEIVSIPKAKKIKDILNRIKMFIDIRHRKYDLIIDQQNAHLSVQTILFSGAKYKLGWRNGKGKALYNVFAERGKVHYSAAERYDILKPLGIKPQPVELFYHIKEVSISYVNSWFEKMSFSKPVICFSPGSPSHEKIWKKEYYAELADKIAATKKYEIVFLWAPSELEDVKYIMKQMQSKTILAPATDFNQCAAFIKKIDLLICNDGGVNHLSVATQTPSLAFFGRTSALEWSPEGFVPNHFHLTNPDYKYNGDQSFGISPEDAFRKFCEIMKNVE